A window from Neodiprion fabricii isolate iyNeoFabr1 chromosome 2, iyNeoFabr1.1, whole genome shotgun sequence encodes these proteins:
- the LOC124176072 gene encoding protein real-time, producing MVQHYQSPVRVYKHPFALVMLAYERRFPTCPQIPVFVGCEVTMDEESNGGAIRKTERRCKLNVEAPYILKKIIGVDFVYFIQRNVLDRRNSILEIEACNESFSNRVGVVEKCKYYIHPENPNWTCFEQTASLDIKNFFGFENSMEKLAMKQYAQNIAKGKEIIEYFVNQLKEEGITYVEPWTDPSPQKDIEVDVPIKGEGEAVGNKEPDSETKLPSSRDMQLSSDYIARYLGKLNMMQESRLVQLRHSIEELRGSSVPADATLLRFLRAREFSVEKAREMLTQSLHWRKKHQVDKLLDDYEAPQVVKDYFPGGWHHFDKDGRPLYVLRLGQMDVKGLLKSIGEDEVLLLALHVCEEGLQLMDEATTICGYPVSQWTLLIDLEGLNMRHLWRPGIKALLRIIEIVEANYPETMGRVLIIRAPRCFPILWTLISTFIHENTRNKFVFSCGTDYQEQGAGGLTDYIDQDVIPDFLGGPSETFIVDGGVVPKQLYRLDLEVGASTEHEHSLYQSISLSRGQVHNVVIHCNDPGAVLTWDFDVMRHNVTFTVLRKTRNSICDDAGGPSRSSFTNGELDAAATKEWKEGIDCVKVEPSVLCHDGESIQGTHIMQVAGSYILQWQYQEDQTERLPAITSHKAQLMYFHETLPSVQYRGSMMSLQSAISGKSIASSSLSR from the exons GCGTACGAAAGAAGATTTCCAACATGTCCTCAAATACCCGTTTTCGTTGGATGTGAGGTAACAATGGATGAAGAGAGCAATGGTGGGGCGATAAGGAAGACTGAACGACGTTGTAAACTGAATGTAGAGGCGCCTTATATTCTGAAAAAA ATAATCGGCGTTGACTTTGTCTACTTTATCCAACGCAATGTTCTTGATAGACGCAACAGCATTTTGGAAATTGAAGCGTGTAACGAAAGCTTCTCCAACAGAGTAGGCGttgtagaaaaatgtaaatattat ATTCACCCAGAAAATCCAAATTGGACATGTTTTGAGCAAACGGCTAGTTTGgacataaaaaatttctttggaTTTGAAAACTCGATGGAAAAGTTAGCCATGAAACAATATGCCCAAAATATTGCCAAG ggaaaagaaataattgaatatttcgtAAACCAATTGAAAGAAGAAGGCATAACATACGTAGAACCCTGGACTGATCCTTCGCCACAGAAAGATATTGAAGTCGATGTTCC CATCAAAGGCGAAGGAGAAGCTGTAGGTAATAAAGAAcccgattctgagacgaagcTTCCAAGCAGCCGAG ACATGCAACTTTCGTCGGATTACATTGCAAGATATCTAGGAAAACTAAATATGATGCAAGAAAGTAGATTGGTACAGTTGCGTCATAGTATAGAAGAATTACGCGGCAGTTCAGTTCCAGCAGATGCTACGTTGCTTAGATTTTTACGCGCTAGAGAATTTTCAGTCGAAAAAGCCAGAGAAATGCTAACGCAGTCGTTACACTGGAGAAAGAAGCATCAAGTTGATAAGCTTCTGGATGATTACGAAGCCCCGCAAGTTGTCAAAGATTACTTTCCCGGAGGTTGGCATCACTTTGACAAAG ACGGCCGCCCGCTTTACGTTCTACGATTGGGTCAAATGGATGTTAAAGGGTTGCTGAAATCAATCGGAGAAGACGAAGTCTTGTTACTG GCTTTGCACGTCTGCGAAGAGGGTCTGCAGCTAATGGATGAGGCGACAACAATTTGCGGCTATCCTGTGTCTCAGTGGACGCTACTTATAGATTTAGAAGGTCTAAACATGCGTCATTTGTGGAGACCTGGTATTAAG GCATTGttacgaataattgaaatcgtCGAGGCCAATTATCCCGAGACAATGGGTCGTGTATTGATTATACGAGCTCCTAGATGTTTCCCGATATTATGGACACTTATCAGCACCTTTATAC acGAAAATACGAGAAACAAGTTTGTATTTTCTTGCggtaccgattatcaagagcAGGGCGCTGGAGGTCTGACCGATTACATCGATCAGGATGTGATACCAGATTTCTTAGGTGGTCCATCAGAG ACATTCATAGTAGACGGAGGTGTCGTGCCAAAGCAGTTGTATCGGCTAGATCTGGAGGTTGGTGCTTCAACGGAACACGAGCACAGCCTTTATCAATCTATAAGTCTCAGTCGTGGTCAAGTCCATAATGTCGTTATACATTGTAACGATCCAGGAGCCGTGCTGACGTGGGATTTTGACGTCATGAGACACAACGTGACATTTACCGTACTGCGTAAAACAAGAAACAGTATATGTGACGACGCGGGTG GACCGAGTCGCTCGTCTTTCACTAACGGTGAACTAGACGCTGCCGCAACTAAAGAATGGAAGGAAGGAATTGATTGCGTAAAAGTTGAACCCAGTGTATTGTGTCATGACGGGGAAAGTATTCAG GGTACTCATATAATGCAAGTAGCAGGAAGTTATATCCTACAATGGCAGTACCAAGAAGATCAAACCGAACGACTACCAGCAATTACATCTCACAAGGCCCAGCTTATGTATTTCCACGAAACTCTGCCGTCGGTTCAGTACAG AGGCTCGATGATGAGTTTGCAGTCAGCAATTAGCGGAAAATCCATCGCTAGTTCATCTTTGTCCAGATGA